A window of Aeromicrobium sp. A1-2 contains these coding sequences:
- a CDS encoding TraR/DksA C4-type zinc finger protein, which translates to MPNTKLAVRADETPWTAAETKAVRVELEADLTRLRGELDQSARELQDLLRDGVDGAGNDQADVGSKGLERDSEMSLRANQSELLRQTEKALDRLDKGSYGQCEVCSEAIGKNRLMAFPRATLCMTCKQREERR; encoded by the coding sequence ATGCCAAACACGAAGCTCGCCGTACGAGCTGACGAGACCCCTTGGACCGCCGCCGAGACCAAGGCGGTGCGGGTCGAGCTCGAGGCTGACCTGACCCGCCTGCGCGGAGAGCTCGACCAGTCCGCCCGTGAGCTGCAGGACTTGCTGCGCGACGGTGTCGACGGAGCCGGCAACGACCAGGCCGATGTGGGCTCGAAAGGACTCGAGCGTGACTCGGAGATGTCGCTCCGGGCCAACCAGAGCGAGCTGCTGCGGCAGACCGAGAAGGCCCTCGACCGGCTCGACAAGGGCAGCTACGGGCAGTGCGAGGTGTGCAGCGAGGCGATCGGCAAGAATCGTTTGATGGCGTTCCCGCGTGCGACACTGTGCATGACATGCAAGCAGCGCGAGGAGCGTCGCTGA
- a CDS encoding signal peptidase II: MQAARGASLSPGDDHGAAATHTYVRLFTVVAAVTLLADQVTKVLAVEKLQGRESIELIPHVLSLTFLRNGGAALGTGAGFTIVLTAIAVAVAIGVIRVARRLRDRWWAVGLGLLLAGAAGNLIDRILREPAPLRGHVVDFIDYGVFVGNVADIALTLAAVLIVWRTWRGVGLDGTRQEKT; the protein is encoded by the coding sequence ATGCAAGCAGCGCGAGGAGCGTCGCTGAGCCCTGGCGACGACCACGGCGCGGCCGCCACACACACATACGTCCGTCTGTTCACGGTCGTGGCGGCGGTGACTCTTCTGGCCGATCAGGTCACGAAGGTGCTCGCGGTCGAGAAGCTGCAGGGTCGTGAGTCGATCGAGCTCATCCCGCACGTGCTGTCGTTGACGTTCTTGCGCAACGGTGGTGCTGCCTTGGGCACGGGTGCCGGATTCACGATTGTGCTGACCGCGATCGCGGTGGCTGTGGCGATCGGCGTCATCCGGGTCGCGCGCCGCCTGCGCGACCGGTGGTGGGCTGTGGGTCTGGGACTGTTGCTAGCGGGCGCCGCGGGCAACCTCATCGACCGCATCCTCCGTGAGCCCGCGCCGCTACGGGGCCACGTCGTCGACTTCATCGACTACGGCGTGTTCGTGGGCAATGTCGCCGACATCGCCTTGACCCTCGCCGCCGTGCTGATCGTGTGGCGCACGTGGCGCGGTGTCGGACTTGACGGAACACGCCAGGAGAAGACATGA
- a CDS encoding RluA family pseudouridine synthase yields MTTGETELEHKVLQVPEGLAGERVDSALARLLGLSRTRASELVAEGLVMLDGAPPAKSDRVTPGSILEASIPAPRRAVVVANEVAGMRIVFQDDDFVVVDKPVGVAAHPSVGWYGPTVLDHLAGAGIRISTSGAPERRGIVHRLDVGTSGLMAVAKSEHAYTVLKQAFRDRTVDKTYHALVQGHPDPHMGTIDAPIARHPKHDFKFTVKDGGRESVTHYDTLEAHHYASLLTIKLETGRTHQIRVHMSALHHPCVGDLMYGADPTLAKKVGLDRQWLHAKKLGFIHPRTGSYVEFDSDYPDDLTEALEVIRALD; encoded by the coding sequence ATGACCACCGGTGAGACCGAGCTCGAGCACAAGGTGCTCCAGGTACCCGAGGGGCTGGCTGGCGAACGCGTCGACAGCGCACTCGCACGACTCCTGGGCCTGTCCCGTACCCGAGCCAGCGAGCTCGTCGCCGAGGGGCTCGTCATGCTCGACGGCGCTCCGCCGGCGAAGTCCGACCGGGTCACCCCCGGCTCGATCCTCGAGGCCTCGATCCCTGCGCCACGTCGCGCCGTGGTCGTCGCGAACGAGGTCGCGGGCATGCGCATCGTGTTTCAGGACGATGACTTCGTCGTGGTCGACAAGCCAGTCGGCGTCGCCGCGCATCCCAGCGTCGGCTGGTACGGACCGACCGTGCTCGATCACCTCGCTGGCGCCGGCATCCGGATCTCGACCTCAGGAGCGCCCGAGCGACGAGGCATCGTGCACCGTCTCGACGTCGGCACCAGCGGACTGATGGCGGTCGCCAAGTCCGAGCACGCCTACACGGTCCTCAAGCAGGCCTTCCGCGACCGCACGGTCGACAAGACGTACCACGCACTCGTGCAGGGCCACCCTGACCCGCACATGGGAACGATCGACGCTCCGATCGCGCGCCATCCCAAGCACGACTTCAAGTTCACGGTCAAGGACGGCGGGCGCGAGAGCGTCACGCACTACGACACGCTCGAGGCGCACCACTACGCGAGTCTGCTGACGATCAAGCTCGAGACGGGCCGCACTCACCAGATCCGTGTCCACATGAGTGCGCTCCATCATCCCTGCGTGGGTGACCTGATGTACGGCGCCGATCCGACGCTTGCCAAGAAGGTCGGGCTCGACCGGCAGTGGCTGCACGCCAAGAAGCTTGGCTTCATCCACCCGCGCACCGGATCGTACGTCGAGTTCGACTCGGACTACCCCGACGACCTCACCGAGGCGCTCGAGGTCATCCGCGCCCTCGACTGA
- a CDS encoding pyridoxal phosphate-dependent aminotransferase yields the protein MSRVVRQSEKLRDVLYDIRGPVSTRAAALEAEGHRILKLNIGNPQPFGFDAPAEILQDVIAALPGSAGYSDSRGIQSARRAVVHHYQLQEGFPTIDIDDVWIGNGVSELIQIALQALLDNGDEVLVPIPDYPLWTAVTNLAGGVPVHYRCDEDNGWDPDLEDLESKITDRTRVIVVINPNNPTGAVYSRETLAGIADLARKHDLVLMADEIYDKILYDDAVHIPMASVAPDVLTLTFNGLSKAYRVCGYRAGWLVVTGPLERAGDYLEGITLLASMRLCPNVPAQNAIQVALGGYQSIKELILPGGRLLEQRDTAVDELRKIPGVSVVTPKGALYAFPRLDPEVHPIKDDQQLVLDLLLQEKILLTQGTGFNWPEPDHLRIVTLPWARDLAEAIQRLGNFLSTYRQV from the coding sequence ATGAGTCGTGTCGTGCGTCAGTCCGAGAAGCTGAGAGATGTCCTGTACGACATCCGCGGTCCCGTCAGCACTCGTGCAGCGGCACTGGAGGCCGAGGGACACCGCATCCTCAAGCTCAACATCGGCAACCCGCAACCCTTCGGTTTCGACGCGCCCGCCGAGATCCTGCAGGACGTGATCGCTGCGCTGCCCGGCTCCGCCGGCTACTCCGACTCCCGGGGGATCCAGTCCGCCCGGCGCGCCGTCGTGCACCACTATCAGCTGCAGGAGGGCTTCCCGACGATCGACATCGACGACGTGTGGATCGGCAACGGCGTCTCTGAGCTGATCCAGATCGCGCTGCAGGCTCTCCTGGACAACGGCGACGAGGTGCTCGTCCCGATCCCGGACTACCCACTGTGGACCGCCGTGACCAACCTCGCCGGGGGAGTGCCGGTGCACTACCGCTGCGACGAGGACAACGGCTGGGACCCCGATCTGGAGGACCTGGAGTCCAAGATCACCGACCGCACGCGGGTCATTGTCGTGATCAACCCCAACAACCCGACCGGCGCGGTCTACTCGCGCGAGACCCTGGCTGGCATCGCTGATCTCGCGCGCAAGCACGATCTGGTCCTGATGGCTGACGAGATCTACGACAAGATCCTGTACGACGACGCGGTGCACATCCCGATGGCCAGCGTCGCGCCGGACGTCCTGACGCTGACCTTCAACGGTTTGTCCAAGGCGTACCGGGTGTGCGGCTACCGCGCGGGCTGGCTGGTCGTCACCGGACCGCTGGAGCGCGCCGGTGACTACCTCGAGGGCATCACCCTGCTCGCCTCGATGCGGTTGTGCCCCAACGTCCCGGCGCAGAACGCGATCCAGGTGGCGCTGGGTGGCTACCAGTCGATCAAGGAGCTCATCCTGCCCGGCGGCCGGCTGCTGGAGCAGCGCGACACCGCGGTCGACGAGCTGCGCAAGATCCCCGGAGTCAGCGTCGTGACCCCGAAGGGCGCGCTGTACGCATTCCCGCGGCTCGATCCCGAGGTGCACCCGATCAAGGACGATCAGCAGCTCGTGCTCGACCTGCTCCTGCAGGAGAAGATCCTGCTGACCCAGGGCACGGGTTTCAACTGGCCCGAACCCGACCACCTGCGCATCGTCACGCTCCCGTGGGCGCGTGATCTGGCCGAGGCGATCCAGCGGCTCGGCAACTTCCTCAGCACCTACCGACAGGTCTGA
- a CDS encoding PQQ-binding-like beta-propeller repeat protein — protein MRRTAALLLAVGVVLAGCSGGGESKKDGPSLPLPAKAPTARGPALGPAMAPKVLLASSDELEETTGSLDTSQVQRRSGAFVSGKTVVGYSVDDISGYDVGSGKQLWTAKLDLGGGTVCYVSQPDRAVKTFTVAHGERGYCPNLATIRVSDGKVMAKSDKLNDPEKYEGGSAGGTVNHLFTVKGKDYLVDMNGVVWKMVKGEPEPVARLETRTYFDLYAAPEGDVLIGSRHGDGKRCRVDGYALPSFKKVWTQDTEALFPDVREDCIISASEGNSAWLKQETADKYYMVQVDPATGEVLGRADAAKDSGGQADVGEFDLASASNQFDRALGMPGGDTVFAQVRGMTRYSLESGKVMWDLDLSQIQLDSDEEYPLTTVLPQGVTDDGYLVATVSNDTSAEILAVEAKTGKLVARWGLPEEYRNGFQVEPGMTLFGDGVVLTRNFKMWEFTFADYKDLKEPKGDRYDIGVFTFPEPGKSTPAAVPTAGPAAAETKSIGGLKTPKGSDEDRRAGAFSTGGQVIAYAGNAVTGIDPKSGKELWSTDLDDDAGARVCAAPEPDQKVKTFTIAYRGGAKDDGCNTLLRVNASKGTVMDRVELSKTARTVSRIEVHQGAVLVITGDQKVSRLTDGALVEQAELARRPYYLEHTPQDPSLVISAAPVKDGRDWAIDAYRLPSFERVWSTTASKVLSKVERSSPVTVWRGNGLWISTSYGDSSDPEAQVKDSLVQLDPEDGRVVARTGAVKRDYLANDLGQFALTGAISAAHVTVGFDDGDVVLPQSTGVMRYSLTDEKVRWAVDTKSIEDSMERDRKASTVSQSFDLVDGGKTVLVTLSNGISLEVMTLNASSGKITGRWNVPAKSRNGLQAIPAVTPFAGGVALSHDDYGWDYAFNQTGRKVPSTQRHDVGVFRLVKPAA, from the coding sequence ATGAGGCGGACAGCGGCATTGCTCCTCGCCGTCGGCGTCGTCCTTGCTGGATGCAGTGGTGGAGGCGAGTCCAAGAAGGACGGCCCTTCTCTGCCCCTGCCGGCGAAGGCGCCGACCGCTCGAGGGCCGGCCCTCGGTCCGGCGATGGCGCCCAAGGTGCTGCTCGCGTCCTCCGACGAGCTGGAGGAGACCACCGGCTCGCTCGACACGTCACAGGTGCAGCGGCGGTCCGGGGCGTTCGTGAGCGGCAAGACCGTGGTCGGCTACTCCGTCGACGACATCTCCGGCTACGACGTCGGCTCCGGCAAGCAGCTGTGGACCGCCAAGCTCGACCTCGGAGGCGGCACTGTCTGCTATGTGTCGCAGCCCGACCGGGCAGTCAAGACGTTCACGGTCGCGCACGGGGAGCGCGGCTACTGCCCCAACCTCGCCACGATCCGGGTGTCGGACGGCAAGGTCATGGCGAAGTCCGACAAGCTCAACGACCCGGAGAAGTACGAGGGCGGGAGCGCCGGTGGCACCGTCAACCACTTGTTCACGGTCAAGGGCAAGGACTACCTCGTGGACATGAATGGCGTGGTCTGGAAGATGGTCAAGGGTGAGCCCGAGCCGGTCGCCCGGCTCGAGACCAGGACCTACTTCGACCTGTACGCCGCACCCGAGGGCGACGTCCTGATCGGATCGCGGCATGGCGACGGGAAGCGTTGCCGGGTCGACGGGTACGCGTTGCCGTCGTTCAAGAAGGTCTGGACGCAGGACACCGAGGCGCTGTTCCCGGACGTACGCGAGGACTGCATCATCTCTGCGTCAGAGGGCAACTCAGCCTGGCTGAAGCAGGAGACCGCGGACAAGTACTACATGGTCCAGGTCGATCCGGCCACCGGCGAGGTGCTGGGCCGTGCCGATGCGGCGAAGGACTCCGGTGGGCAGGCCGACGTCGGGGAGTTCGACCTCGCGAGTGCGTCAAACCAGTTCGACCGTGCCCTTGGCATGCCGGGTGGGGACACTGTCTTCGCGCAGGTGCGCGGCATGACCCGCTACTCGCTGGAGTCCGGCAAGGTGATGTGGGACCTCGATCTCAGTCAGATCCAGCTCGACTCGGACGAGGAGTATCCGCTGACGACCGTTTTGCCCCAGGGCGTCACGGACGACGGATACCTGGTTGCCACGGTGAGCAACGACACGTCGGCAGAGATCCTCGCGGTGGAAGCCAAGACCGGCAAGCTGGTGGCCCGATGGGGCCTGCCGGAGGAATATCGCAACGGTTTTCAGGTGGAGCCCGGCATGACGCTGTTCGGTGACGGTGTCGTCCTGACCCGCAACTTCAAGATGTGGGAGTTCACGTTCGCCGACTACAAGGACCTCAAGGAGCCGAAGGGCGACCGCTACGACATCGGGGTCTTCACGTTCCCCGAGCCCGGCAAGTCGACGCCGGCGGCCGTCCCGACCGCCGGACCTGCTGCTGCCGAGACGAAGTCGATCGGCGGCCTCAAGACCCCCAAAGGATCCGACGAAGACCGCCGCGCAGGCGCCTTCAGCACCGGCGGTCAGGTCATCGCCTACGCCGGCAACGCGGTCACGGGGATCGATCCGAAGTCCGGCAAGGAGCTGTGGTCGACCGACCTCGACGATGACGCAGGCGCCCGGGTCTGTGCGGCCCCCGAGCCGGACCAGAAGGTCAAGACCTTCACGATCGCCTATCGCGGCGGCGCGAAGGACGACGGGTGCAACACCCTGCTCCGGGTCAATGCGTCCAAGGGCACGGTGATGGACCGGGTCGAGCTGTCCAAGACGGCCCGTACGGTGTCGCGCATCGAGGTCCACCAGGGCGCGGTGCTCGTCATCACGGGTGATCAGAAGGTCAGTCGCCTCACGGACGGAGCGCTCGTCGAGCAGGCCGAGCTGGCGCGCCGGCCCTACTACCTGGAGCACACGCCTCAGGACCCGTCGTTGGTGATCAGCGCGGCCCCGGTCAAGGACGGCCGCGACTGGGCGATCGACGCCTACCGGCTGCCCTCGTTCGAGCGGGTCTGGTCGACGACCGCCAGCAAGGTGCTCTCGAAGGTCGAGCGCTCCAGCCCGGTCACGGTGTGGCGCGGCAACGGCCTGTGGATCTCGACGTCGTACGGCGATTCGTCCGACCCCGAGGCCCAGGTCAAGGACTCGCTCGTGCAGCTCGATCCCGAGGACGGGCGGGTGGTGGCACGGACCGGTGCCGTCAAGCGGGACTATCTCGCGAACGACCTGGGTCAGTTCGCACTGACCGGTGCGATCTCCGCGGCGCACGTCACGGTCGGGTTCGACGACGGCGACGTCGTCCTGCCGCAGTCGACGGGCGTCATGCGGTACTCGCTCACTGACGAGAAGGTCCGCTGGGCCGTGGACACCAAGTCGATCGAGGACTCCATGGAGCGTGACCGCAAGGCCTCCACGGTCTCCCAGAGCTTCGACCTGGTTGACGGCGGCAAGACCGTGCTGGTCACGCTGAGCAACGGCATCTCGTTGGAGGTGATGACGCTGAATGCTTCGAGCGGCAAGATCACGGGCCGGTGGAACGTGCCGGCGAAGTCTCGCAACGGGCTCCAGGCCATACCCGCGGTAACGCCCTTCGCCGGCGGCGTCGCTCTGTCGCACGACGACTACGGGTGGGACTACGCCTTCAATCAGACCGGCCGGAAGGTGCCTTCGACGCAACGGCACGACGTCGGCGTGTTCAGGCTGGTCAAGCCGGCCGCCTGA
- a CDS encoding iron chaperone — translation MTPASEDGDPQKFSTVEEYLEAALYDVEPRLVETRRAIREAIPGAEETISYNIPAYKQDGVVVVQFAGYSEHTSLNFFPSGATFAKFSDELTPYRTSKSAVRFPLDEPLPTELITAITAFRAKEAAEYAARKHSGK, via the coding sequence ATGACCCCAGCGAGCGAAGACGGCGACCCACAGAAGTTCAGCACGGTCGAGGAGTACCTCGAGGCCGCGCTGTACGACGTCGAGCCACGGCTCGTCGAGACGCGTCGCGCGATCCGTGAGGCGATCCCCGGCGCCGAGGAGACGATCAGCTACAACATCCCGGCGTACAAGCAGGACGGCGTCGTCGTGGTCCAGTTCGCGGGCTACTCCGAGCACACCTCGCTCAACTTCTTCCCCTCCGGCGCAACCTTCGCGAAGTTCTCCGATGAGCTCACGCCCTACCGGACGAGCAAGTCGGCAGTCAGGTTCCCGCTCGACGAGCCCCTCCCGACCGAGTTGATCACGGCCATCACCGCCTTCCGCGCCAAGGAAGCCGCCGAGTACGCGGCCCGTAAGCACTCGGGGAAGTAG
- the dnaE gene encoding DNA polymerase III subunit alpha, with the protein MSSDSPFVHLHVHTEYSMLDGAALLDGLFDRTSELGMPAIAMTDHGNLHGAFDFYSKAKAHGVKPIIGMEAYLTPNIPRTEKKAVQWNKGAKDADVAGRGAYTHMTLLSETTEGMHNLFRIGSYASLEGQYRKPRADRDLLQRFGKGLIATTGCPSGEIQTWLRIGNYEKARASAAEFQDIFGKENFFLELMDHGLAIETQVRDGLLRLMKDLDLPPIATNDSHYTAPEDAEAHSALLCVQSGSTMTDPNRFKFDSNDFYIKSAKEMRDLWEDRFDLKAACDNTLLIAERCEVEFAESNGGYMARADVPPGETEDSWFTKEVWRGVESRYPGEALTDAVRERTEMELGVVRSKGYCGYYLVVADFINWAKDNGIRVGPGRGSGAGSIAAYALRITDLCPLTHGLIFERFLNPERPSMPDFDIDFDERRRGEVIRYVSNKYGEERVAMIATFGRLKSKAAIKDAARVMDYPFTHGERITKALPADVMGKGVTLKGLFDKDDKRYGDGADFRKMHDEDADVRKIYQTALGLEGQIRQWGVHAAGVIMSSDPLIDIVPIMKREQDGAIITQFDYPMCEALGLVKMDFLGLRNLTVLDDTLINIKRNRDIELVLEDLTFDDPATYDLLARGDTLGVFQLDGGPMRALLRSMKPDKFEDISAVGALYRPGPMGADSHNKYARRKNGREPIDPIHPELEKPLETVLGETYGLIVYQEQVMEIAQVLAGFSLGQADNLRRAMGKKKKSELDKQYAGFQGGMLERGYSQKAITTLWEVLLPFSDYAFNKAHSAAYGVISYWTAYLKANFPAEYMAALLTSTRGDKDKSAIYLNECRRMGIKVLPPDVNESVSNFASVGADIRFGLGAIRNIGENVVAGVVEGRTNNGPYTDFNDFLDKVPTLVCNKRVLDSLIKAGAFDSMGHRRRALTTVAEEGVDLYIDLKRQAAIGQDSLFGGADDAFTGGKVEVPVSMPEWEKTQLLAFERDMLGLYVSDHPLQGLEHVLRASSDSTVGELLTNTDIPDGTTIRICGLITGVQRRMSKKGDSWASITIEDLEGGIEVMVFPGAYQLAVPVLIPDTIVVVKGRVRRKDDGIELNALEVTMPAMSTGGPDRPLVVSLPVARCTADTIGTFKQVLATHPGVSEVHLRLIGNGSTKVMRLDDSHRVAQSSSLIADLKELLGPHCLS; encoded by the coding sequence ATGTCGAGCGACTCACCATTCGTGCACTTGCACGTGCACACGGAGTACTCGATGCTCGATGGTGCGGCCCTGCTTGACGGGCTCTTCGACCGGACCTCTGAGCTCGGCATGCCTGCCATTGCGATGACCGATCACGGCAACCTGCACGGCGCCTTCGACTTCTACAGCAAGGCCAAGGCGCACGGGGTCAAGCCGATCATCGGCATGGAGGCCTACCTCACGCCCAACATCCCTCGCACCGAGAAGAAGGCCGTGCAGTGGAACAAGGGCGCCAAGGATGCCGATGTGGCCGGGCGGGGTGCCTACACCCACATGACGCTGCTGTCGGAGACGACCGAGGGCATGCACAACCTGTTCCGTATCGGCTCCTATGCGAGCCTCGAGGGGCAGTACCGCAAGCCGCGTGCCGACCGTGACCTGCTGCAGCGATTCGGCAAGGGGCTCATCGCGACGACGGGCTGCCCGTCCGGCGAGATCCAGACCTGGCTGCGCATCGGCAACTACGAGAAGGCGCGGGCTTCGGCCGCCGAGTTCCAGGACATCTTCGGCAAGGAAAACTTCTTCCTCGAGCTGATGGACCACGGGCTCGCGATCGAGACGCAGGTCCGCGATGGCCTGTTGCGGCTCATGAAGGATCTCGACCTGCCACCGATCGCGACCAACGACTCGCACTACACCGCCCCCGAGGACGCCGAGGCGCACTCGGCACTGCTGTGCGTGCAGTCGGGCAGCACCATGACCGACCCCAACCGGTTCAAGTTCGACTCCAACGACTTCTACATCAAGTCGGCCAAGGAGATGCGTGACCTGTGGGAGGACCGATTCGACCTCAAGGCCGCCTGCGACAACACGCTGCTGATCGCGGAGCGTTGCGAGGTCGAGTTCGCCGAGTCCAACGGCGGATACATGGCCCGCGCCGACGTCCCCCCGGGCGAGACCGAGGACTCCTGGTTCACCAAGGAGGTCTGGCGAGGCGTCGAGTCCCGATACCCGGGTGAGGCGTTGACCGACGCGGTGCGCGAGCGGACCGAGATGGAGCTCGGCGTCGTCCGGAGCAAGGGCTACTGCGGCTACTACCTCGTGGTCGCCGACTTCATCAACTGGGCCAAGGACAACGGCATCCGGGTCGGGCCGGGGCGTGGCTCGGGAGCCGGGTCGATCGCGGCGTACGCGCTGCGCATCACGGACCTGTGCCCCCTGACACACGGCCTGATCTTCGAGCGTTTCCTCAACCCCGAACGTCCGTCGATGCCCGACTTCGACATCGACTTCGACGAGCGTCGACGCGGCGAGGTCATCCGCTACGTCAGCAACAAGTACGGCGAGGAGCGGGTCGCGATGATCGCGACCTTCGGCCGGCTCAAGTCCAAGGCCGCGATCAAGGACGCCGCGCGGGTCATGGACTACCCGTTCACCCACGGCGAGCGCATCACCAAGGCGCTGCCGGCCGACGTCATGGGCAAGGGCGTCACGCTCAAGGGCCTGTTCGACAAGGACGACAAGCGCTACGGCGACGGCGCCGACTTCCGCAAGATGCATGACGAGGACGCCGACGTCCGCAAGATCTACCAGACCGCCCTGGGGCTCGAGGGCCAGATCCGGCAGTGGGGTGTGCACGCGGCTGGCGTCATCATGTCGAGCGACCCGTTGATCGACATCGTCCCGATCATGAAGCGCGAGCAGGACGGCGCGATCATCACGCAGTTCGACTACCCGATGTGCGAGGCGCTCGGGCTGGTCAAGATGGACTTCCTCGGCCTGCGCAACCTCACGGTGCTCGATGACACCTTGATCAACATCAAGCGCAACCGGGACATCGAGCTGGTCCTGGAGGATCTGACGTTCGACGATCCGGCGACGTACGACCTGCTGGCGCGCGGCGACACCCTCGGGGTGTTCCAGCTCGACGGTGGCCCGATGCGGGCCCTGCTGCGCAGCATGAAGCCCGACAAGTTCGAGGACATCTCGGCCGTCGGCGCGCTCTATCGCCCGGGGCCCATGGGTGCGGACTCGCACAACAAGTACGCCCGGCGCAAGAACGGCCGCGAGCCGATCGACCCGATCCACCCCGAGCTGGAGAAGCCGCTGGAGACGGTGCTGGGGGAGACCTACGGCCTGATCGTCTACCAGGAGCAGGTCATGGAGATCGCCCAGGTGCTGGCCGGGTTCTCACTCGGACAGGCTGACAACCTGCGGCGCGCGATGGGCAAGAAGAAGAAGTCCGAGCTCGACAAGCAGTACGCCGGGTTCCAGGGCGGCATGCTCGAGCGCGGCTATTCGCAAAAGGCCATCACGACACTGTGGGAAGTTCTGCTCCCGTTCTCGGACTACGCCTTCAACAAGGCGCACTCCGCTGCCTATGGCGTCATCTCCTACTGGACGGCCTACCTCAAGGCCAACTTCCCGGCCGAGTACATGGCTGCGCTGCTGACCAGCACCCGCGGTGACAAGGACAAATCGGCGATCTACCTCAACGAGTGCCGACGAATGGGCATCAAGGTGCTGCCGCCGGACGTCAACGAGTCGGTCTCCAACTTCGCCTCGGTCGGAGCCGACATCCGCTTCGGACTCGGTGCGATCCGCAACATCGGTGAGAACGTCGTGGCCGGCGTCGTGGAGGGGCGCACCAACAATGGCCCTTACACCGACTTCAACGACTTCCTCGACAAGGTGCCGACGCTGGTGTGCAACAAGCGGGTGCTCGACTCCTTGATCAAGGCCGGCGCCTTCGACTCGATGGGTCACCGCCGTCGAGCGCTGACGACGGTCGCCGAGGAGGGCGTCGATCTCTACATCGACCTCAAGCGGCAGGCCGCGATCGGGCAGGACTCGCTGTTCGGAGGCGCGGACGACGCGTTCACCGGCGGCAAGGTCGAGGTGCCCGTGTCGATGCCCGAGTGGGAGAAGACCCAGCTGCTGGCGTTCGAACGCGACATGCTGGGCCTGTACGTCTCGGACCACCCCCTGCAGGGACTCGAGCACGTGCTCCGCGCGAGCAGCGACAGCACGGTCGGCGAGCTGCTCACCAACACCGACATCCCCGACGGCACCACGATCCGCATCTGCGGGCTCATCACCGGCGTGCAGCGCCGGATGAGCAAAAAGGGCGACAGCTGGGCCTCGATCACGATCGAGGACCTCGAGGGCGGCATCGAGGTCATGGTCTTCCCGGGGGCCTATCAGCTCGCGGTGCCGGTCCTGATTCCCGACACGATCGTCGTGGTCAAGGGCCGGGTCCGCCGCAAGGACGACGGCATCGAGCTCAATGCGCTCGAGGTCACGATGCCGGCCATGAGCACGGGGGGCCCAGATCGCCCGCTGGTCGTGAGCCTGCCCGTGGCTCGCTGTACGGCAGACACGATCGGCACGTTCAAGCAGGTCCTGGCCACCCACCCGGGTGTCTCCGAGGTGCACCTACGACTGATCGGCAATGGATCGACCAAGGTCATGCGACTCGACGACAGCCACCGTGTGGCACAGTCGTCCTCGCTGATCGCCGACCTGAAAGAGCTGTTGGGCCCACATTGCCTCTCCTGA
- the ybaK gene encoding Cys-tRNA(Pro) deacylase produces the protein MAANKKSTDATPAFIALHRANVPFTPHSYVHDPRAESFGMEAAEALGVEPGRVFKTLMAEVDGALCVGVVPVMGSLDLKALADALGGKRAQMADAAQAQRATGYVIGGISPLGQKKRHPTVIDRSSQQWPTIFVSGGRRGLEAELHPSDLVIVTSAVVARIAR, from the coding sequence GTGGCCGCCAACAAGAAGTCCACCGACGCGACTCCCGCCTTCATCGCGCTGCATCGGGCCAACGTCCCCTTCACACCGCACTCGTACGTCCACGACCCCCGCGCGGAGTCGTTCGGCATGGAGGCGGCCGAGGCGCTCGGCGTCGAGCCGGGACGCGTCTTCAAGACCTTGATGGCCGAGGTCGACGGCGCCCTGTGCGTGGGTGTCGTCCCCGTCATGGGCTCGCTGGACCTCAAGGCGCTGGCCGACGCACTCGGCGGCAAACGTGCCCAGATGGCCGATGCGGCCCAGGCCCAGCGCGCGACTGGCTATGTCATCGGCGGGATCTCCCCGCTGGGCCAGAAAAAAAGGCATCCGACCGTGATCGACCGGTCTTCGCAGCAGTGGCCCACGATTTTCGTTTCGGGCGGTCGTCGCGGCCTGGAAGCCGAGCTCCACCCCAGCGACCTCGTCATCGTCACGAGCGCCGTCGTGGCCCGCATCGCCCGCTGA